In Brassica rapa cultivar Chiifu-401-42 chromosome A06, CAAS_Brap_v3.01, whole genome shotgun sequence, a single window of DNA contains:
- the LOC117126152 gene encoding uncharacterized protein LOC117126152 translates to MHFGLIGQLELEYKALWAIKLLNFDIKSAKEKRLFQLHELDEIRMDAFENSRIYKEKTKAFHDKNILKREFKEGDQVLLYNSRLKLFPGKLKSRWSGPFKVKEVRPYGAIVLWSTDGRDFTVNGQRVKLYMATAPEEDGVSTPLSDPTPA, encoded by the exons ATGCACTTTGGGCTTATAGGACAGC TGGAGCTTGAGTACAAGGCACTATGGGCAATAAAGTTGCtgaactttgacatcaagagtgcCAAGGAGAAAAGGCTCTTTCAGCTACACGAGCTTGATGAGATAAGAATGGATGCTTTCGAGAACTCAAGAATCTACAAGGAGAAGACTAAGGCTTTCCATGACAAGAACATCCTGAAGAGAGAGTTTAAAGAAGGAGAccaagttcttctctacaacTCTAGGCTGAAGTTGTTTCCAGGAAAGCTTAAGTCAAGGTGGTCCGGTCCTTTCAAGGTCAAGGAGGTTAGACCATATGGAGCAATAGTTTTGTGGAGCACTGATGGAAGAGACTTCACAGTCAATGGACAAAGGGTTAAGCTCTACATGGCTACTGCACCAGAGGAAGATGGGGTTTCAACTCCACTGTCTGATCCTACCCCGGCCTAA
- the LOC103875121 gene encoding mini zinc finger protein 2, with protein MRKRQVVLRRASPEEPSRSSSTASSLTVRGVRYGECQKNHAAAVGGYAVDGCREFMASNGEEGSVAALTCAACGCHRSFHRREIETEVVCDCNSPPSTGN; from the coding sequence ATGAGAAAGCGTCAAGTGGTGTTGAGGAGAGCCTCGCCGGAGGAACCTTCTAGAAGCTCGTCGACGGCTTCGTCTCTGACGGTGAGAGGTGTGAGATACGGCGAGTGTCAGAAGAACCATGCGGCGGCGGTCGGCGGATACGCCGTCGATGGCTGCCGTGAGTTCATGGCAAGCAACGGAGAGGAAGGTTCGGTGGCAGCGCTAACGTGCGCCGCCTGTGGCTGCCACCGCAGTTTCCATCGTAGAGAAATCGAAACCGAGGTTGTTTGCGACTGTAATTCACCTCCTTCGACTGGAAACTAG